GCGTGACGTTGGCGCCGGTGCCGGGCGATCCGCGTGCGTGTGAAGTGACTATGCACGCCGACCTGCGTCGTGGCATCAATGCGAATCTCGCTGGCTATGGCGCCTTTGCCGTCGGGAGCGGAGCCGTCGGGTCCATTATCGGCCTGGCCATCGGCAAGAAGGCGCTGGCGCTGGCTGGCACGGCGTTGTTGGGACCCGTGTTTGGCGGCGCGCTGGCGCTTGGCCTTGGTCTGATTGCGGTGGCGGGACCGACGTATCGCTGGGGGATCGGCAAGACCAGTCAGGAATTGTCGGATGCCTTGGCCTCCGTCGATTCGTCCATTCGCTCCATCGATATTTTTGGCGAGGCACCACCGCCGTCATCGCCGCGCCTGTCCGGCGGTCATGGTGACGGTGGTTTTCTGATGGGGATGTAACATCAACACTTTGTGTGTGGAGTTCACGTGTCTATACGTCCCGTAAAGCGCATTGTGCAGGCTCAACCCACCATGGAAGGGGCGGGCGTGCATCTCCATCGCGCGTTCGGGTTTGGTGATACCGCCGAAACCGACCCGTTCCTGTTGTTCGATGATTTCCGCAACGACATCCCGGCTCGGTATCAGGCCGGATTCCCATGGCATCCGCATCGTGGCATCGAGACCATCACCTATGTCCTCGCCGGCAACGTCGAGCACGCGGACAGTCTGGGGAATCGTGGTGTGCTGGGTGCGGGTGATGTGCAGTGGATGACCGCCGGCCGCGGCATCGTGCATCACGAAATGCCCATGGGTGCGCCGGATGGACGCATGCATGGATTCCAACTGTGGGCCAATCTCCCGTCGACGCTCAAGATGACGGCGCCGCGCTATCAGGATGTGGCGTCGAAGGAGATCACGGAAATCACCGACGACGACGGGACGACGGTGCGCGTGGTGTGTGGCGCGTTCTGGGGACAGCGCGGCCCGGTGGACGGCATCGCTGCCGATCCCGTGTATCTGGACGTATCCGTTCCGGCGGGGCTCCGCAAGTCACTGCCGGTGGACGCGTATCGCAATACATTCGCCTACATCTTCGAGGGCACCGGCTCGTTCCGGCATGCGTCCGGCAACATGGGCGTACTGACCGAGCGCACCGCCGGCAATGACGACGATCTGGTGCGGGACCTCAGTGGCAACCGGTCGCTGGTGTTGTTCGACAGCGGTGACGAGGTGGTGGTGACCGCCGGGCCGCAAGGTATCCGATTCCTGCTGGTATCCGGCGCCCCCATCAAGGAACCGGTAGCCTGGTATGGTCCTATTGTCATGAACACGCAGGCGGAGTTGCAGCAGGCGGTTCGTGAACTTCAGCAGGGCACGTTCATCACGCCATAACGGCACGCACCACGGCGCGCCGTGTTTCTTCCGACGCCTATCCCCCACGTATGTCGCTTCGTCGCTTCACTGGCCTGATCAGCGCCTGCTGCGTCATGGCTTCCGCCTCGCTCGGCGCGCAATCCGCGCCGCCCGCACCAAAGACGTTTGAAGGCTCGGCCTCGCTGGGATTCTCTCAGACCAGCGGGAACGCCAACGCCACTACCACCAATGTCACCAACAAGTTGAAGTACACCATGAAGGGCTGGGCCATCGCCCAGGACCTCGTGTTCTTCTACGGCGAAGCCAACAGCAAGGTCAACGCCAACTTCTGGAACGGCGGCTTTCGCGGCGAACGCCGGTTGATGCCGCGATTGGGCATGTTCGTCGCCACGCGCTTCGACCGAAACGCGTTGCAGGGCATCTCGTCGCGCTTTGAAGAAGGCGTCGGTGTGGACATCACCGCCATGCAATCACCGAACAACAAGCTCACGCTGTCGCTGGGTGGCTCGATGTTCCAGCAAACGCTGACGCCGGGTTCCACGTCGACGTTCAACCGCAATTATCCGGCGGCGCGGGCGGGCCTCGACTACAAACACAAGTTTTCGGAACTCGCGTTCGTGCAGCAGATGGCCGAGTATCTCCCCAACCTCAGCGACACGCAATCGTACCTGCTCAATACCGAGACGGCGCTGGTTGCCCCGCTCATCAAGAACCTGGGCCTCAAGGTCGGATACGTGGTGCGGTACAATGCTCGGCCGCCGGTACGCAACACGGTGGTGCTGAAAAAGACGGATACGTTCTTCTCGAGCGGGATTACCTACAGCTTTTAGAGCGGTGAGCGGCCGAGGAGTGAGCAACGGAAGCGTCGAGCGTTCGAGGGGCGAGCCGGTGAGGGCAGGACTGGGTTCTCCCCTCGCCGGCTCACCCCTCAGGCGCTCAACGCTTCCGTTGCTCACCCCTCGGCCCCTCACCGCTCCGCCCTCTCCGAGCGAAATTCGGCCGCGGCGCACCACAAGCAGGTCCATGCCTTGTGTCAAGCGGTTGCAGCGACACCACGCCGGACTAGGCGCGCACCGCCACGCGCCACACCCACCAGATCAGCAACGACTGCAACGGAAGTCTGATCCACAAGGCGGCCAGATATCCCGCGCTGGCCTGCGTCGCCTGCGCCAGCTGCAGCATGTTGACGTTGGCGGGAAACACCGCCAGCAGCAGCATGATGAGTCCCCACCCGGCGGCGGCACGCGCCGCCGGTATGAGCAATCCAATCGCGCCCGCAATTTCGGCAGCGCCGCTGAGCAGTGTGGCGACTCGCGCATTCGGCACCCACGTCGGCACGATGCGATCAAACCAGGCCGGCACGATGAAGTGCGCAATGCCGGCAATCAGAAACAGCACCACCAGCGGCAGCACGCGCCGCGTGCCCGGCGTTACGGAGCGGGCGTCGGCCACGCGTACCAGAGCACCGCGAAGTAGTGGCACACACTGCCACCCAGCACGCACAGGTGCCACACCGGATGCGTCCATGCGCGGCGCTTGTCGATGTAGAAGACCACACCGCCGGTGTAGAACAACCCGCCGGCAAACAGCAGGGCCAGTCCGGCATGATCCAGTGACTGAAAGAGCGGCTTGATGGCGACGATGATCACCCAACCCATCGCCACGTAGATCGCCGTCGAGAGTCTCGAAAATTTGCCGCTGCCGAAGATCACCTTGAACAGCACGCCGAGTGCCGCCAAGGTCCACACAATCCCGAACAGCGTCCATCCCCAGGTACCGCGCAACACGCCCAGCGTGAACGGCGTGTACGTGCCGGCGATGAGTAGATAGATCGCCGCATGATCGACCACGCGCAGACGCTGCTTGATGCGCGGATGCGGCACCGCGTGATACAGCGTCGATGCCGCGTACAGGGCGATGAGCGTCGCGCCGAAGACGCTGGCACCGATCACCGACGCGCGCTCGCCACGGCTCATGGCGGCGAGCACGAGGATCGGCATACCGATCAGGCTCGCCACGAAGCCCAAGCCATGGGTCACGGCGTTGGCGATCTCCTCGCGGACACTGACAACGCGGTTGGCGGTCATCCGTGAAATCTAATGCACCGCGGCCAGCAGACGCTGCACAAAGCCATCCACCGACTGGTTGGTGTCAATCCAGCGCACCACCGCCACCAGATCGTTCACCGGATCGACATAGATGATGTTGTTCCCCGCCCCGACGTGCACGAACGCCTGCGCCGGCGCGCTGGGAACATATTTGCGGTCGGTGTTCAGGAACCAGTTCATGTAGCCGTACGTGGGCTGCGCCGGCGTTGGCGTGAGCGCCTGCGTCACCCAGGCGTCCGACATCAGCCGCTGCGTGCCCCACACACCGCGCCGTTGCGTAAGCAGCCCGAAGCGCGCCATGTCCCACGCATTGATCATCATGCCGCCGCCCCAGTGACCGCCGCCACTCACCGACTGCACCTGGCGTCCATCCAGCACAATCCAGGAGTTGTCGTAGCCGTACCAACGCCACGTGGTCGACGCGCCAATCGGTTCCATGATTCGCTCGCGTAGCACCTCCGGCAACGGGCGACGCCACATCTGCAGCGCGGCCAACGCCAGCACGTTTACGCGGACATCGTTGTATTCGTACGCCGATCCCGGCTCGACCCGCGCCCGCGTCGTCCACGTATTCACCTGTTGCGCCGGTCGATCGGCCCACTCGGGCTTGCCCCACAGGGTGCCCTCCCAATCGCTCACCTGCCGCAACAGGTTGTCCCACGTCAAGCGCTTGTTATGCGGACTGTCAAACGGGCGCAGCCACTTCGCATCGCCCGGCCAGTCGGCGCCAAGGCCCGTCCCATTCGGCGTCGCGCGCAAGATCGGCCCGATCACGTTGGCCACGGTGTCGTACACGCTGTGAATACGGCCGTCATCAACGGCCAACCCCACCACCGTGCTCAGAAAACTTTTCGTGACACTGTTGGTGATTTCCACGGCCGCCGGGTTTCCCCAGATCGTCACCACGTAGCCGTGTCGCACCACGATCCCCGTGGAACCGCCGCGCGGGGCCAACGGACCGATGGCCGCGCCAAACGGCTCGCGCCCAAACGTCTGGTAGTGATTGAGCTCCAGGTCGCGCGGCGTCTTGCTCTCCTTCTCGATGGCGTACGCAACCGCCTCGGCGAGCTTCGCCGAATCCATGCCGACGGCGCTCGGCGCGCGACGTTCCCAGGAACCGACCGGTGGCACGTACGGTGCCGCTGGTGACGCGGTGGTCTTCCGCGCCTGCGCGCCGGCGATGGATGCGGCCAGCACGCAGGTGCCTCCGACCACCGCCCGCAGCGCGCTCATCGGCAAGGTATTCATTGCAGGATCGTCCGCTTCTTCGCGGCGCTGATCACGCCCGGTACCTTGTTCGCCTGCAGCAGTGCGTTGAACGCCGCCACATCCTGTGTTTCCACCAACTCCACTTCCGCGCGCAGCGCGCTCCACAGCGCTTCCAGTTGCACCAGCCGTTCCTTCACCGGCGTGGTCACGCCACTGTTACCCTCCACCTGACCCAGCAAGAATCCGTACTGCCCGTTGATGCCGTTGGCAAAGTTGATGATGTCCTGGCCGTTGGATGCCTTGGTCGTCATGCGCGGATCGAGTTTCTCCAACTTGCCGGTCAGGGTGCGCCCCGCTTTCGCCACCGTATCGGCCCCGGCCACTTCCTTCGCCCGTGTCACGAACCCCTGCACCTGGGTGCGCAGGTCCCGCACGCGCAGTACGGCTTCGTGAATCTCGTTGATGCGATTCGACAGCAGATTCGCAATCGAGTCGCGCTCGGCGATCACACTGGCGGGTTCCGTGATGCGTGGATCCTGGCGCACATCGAGGGGCTGCGTTTGCACGACTTTCCCGGCGGTCAGTCGCACCTGGTAGCGGCCGGGCGGCACCCGCGCGCCCCCGTCGTTGGGCGCACCAAACAGCAACACGCTGCCCAGCCGCGTTGGCGCCGCGCGACGCAGGTTCCATGAGAAACTGTTGAGCCCCTCTTTCACGGTCAGCCTGTTCACCGAGTCACCTTTGCTGGCATACGAGCGCACCACCGTGTTCTTCGCGTCGAGAAACTCCAGCGTCACCGTGGACATGGAATCGGGCGCTGATGCCAGGCGGAAGAAGATCGTCGCCCCGTACGGCGGGTTGCGGCCGGCATTGCGGGTCGGGCCTGCACCACCGCCAGCCAGGACCGCGGCGCGAGGCGCATACAGATGGGCGGCGGCGGTCGCCAGCGAATCGGCACGCTGACGGATCACCGACAGGTCATCGAGAATCCAGAACGCGCGCCCTTCCGTGGCCGCAATAAGGTCGTCGTGCTTCACCGCGAGATCGGTCACGGGCGTGACCGGGAATCCCGCAAACGGCACCCACTGCGCACCGCGATCGTACGACACATACACGCCGGTCTCGGTGCCCGCATACAGCAGGCCGCGTCGCGTCGGGTCCTCGCGCACCACGCGCACCGGCTCACCATCGCGCAACCCGTTCACCAGTCGTGTCCACGTCGCGCCGTAGTCCGCCGACATGAACACATGCGGCGTGGGGTCGCCTACACGATCCTTGCGGAACGACACGAACAGCGTGCCGGCGTCGTGCGGAGACACCGCAATCTCGTTGACCAATCCATCGCCCCACGCGGCCGGCGTGATGTTGGTCCACGTGGCACCGCCGTCGCGCGTGCGCTGAATCAGGCCGTCGTCGGTGCCCACGTACAGCGTCTTCGCGTCATGTGGCGATTCCTCGATCACCACGATGGTGGCGTACACTTCGCCGCCCGCACCTTCGTTGGTGATCGGTCCACCGCCCCACCCCTGTCGCGATTTGTCGTTGCGTGTGAGATCGCCGGAAATCGGTGTCCAACGCTGGCCGCGGTCACTGGTCTTGAACAGCACATTGCCGCCGTGATACACCACCTTGTCGTCAAACTGCGACACCTCGATTGGCGCGGTCCAGTTGTACCGGTAGCGCGTCTTGTCGGTGGGTTCCGTAAGATTCATCTCCGGCCATGGCATGATGGCGCGCGTCAGTTCGGTGGTGGCGTCGAGTTCCTCGATGATGCCCTGATAGCAACCGCCGTACACCAGACGCGGATTCTTCGCACTCACGCCCATGTTGGCGCTCTCGCAACCCGGACCCGAATCCCAGTCGCGCACGTCGATGCTGCCGCCCTCGGTGCGCGACTTGATGATCACCGACGAATTATCCTGCTGACCACCGTACAGCTTGTACGGAAACGCATCATCCACCGCCACGTGATAGAACTGCGCCGTCGGCTGGTTGTCCTGCGTACTCCAGCTCTTGCCGCCATCCATGGAAATGGAAGCGCCGCCATCGTTGGCATTGATCAGGTAGCGCGAGTCGGTGGGATTCACCCACAACTGATGATTGTCGCCATGCATCGCCGCGACATTCTGGAATGTGCGACCGCCGTCGATGCTGCGCATCACCGGCGCATTCATCACCCACACCACATCGGCGTTCTTCGGGTCGGCCGTCACGTTCATGTAGTACCACGAGCGCGTCTGGATCAGCCGGTCTCCCGACATCAGGCGCCACGACTTCCCCGCATCGTCCGAGCGAAACAGGCCACCGCTTTCCGCCTCAACAATCGCGTACACGCGATCGGGATTCGCTGGCGACACCGCCACACCGATCTTGCCCACCAGCTTGGGCAGTCCGTCGGTCAATCGCGTCCAACTGTCACCGCCATCCAGCGATTTCCAGATGCCGCTGCCGGCGCCGCCGCTGCGCACCATCCATGGGGTGCGCTGATGGTCCCAGAAGGCTGCATACAAGATGCGCGGATTGGTGGGGTCCATCGACAGGTCGCTGGCTCCGCTTGTGGCGTTCTCGCCCTTAAGCACCAGCGTCCATGACTTGCCCCCGTCGGCGCTGCGATAGATGCCGCGGTCGCTGGTGCCTTTCCAGCGATCCCCCTGGACGGCGGCATACACCAGATCGGGATTCTGCGGATGGACGCGCACCGCCGAGATCTGTCGCGAGGTCGTCAACCCGATGCGTGACCACGTGCGACCCTGATCGGTGCTGCGATACATGCCGTCGCCGTACGTCGACGACTGTCCGCGAACGGCATGTTCACCCGTGCCCACGTAGATCACATTGGCATCGGACGGCGCCACCGCGATTGCGCCGATGGAACTTGAACGGAAGAATCCGTCCGAGATGTTCCGCCAGTTGATGCCCGCATCATCGGTGCGCCACAGCCCACCGCCGGTATAACCCGCGAAGTACGTGAGCGGCTGCGACGGAATGCCGGCCACTGCCACCGATCGCCCACCGCGCCATGGACCCACATTCCGCCAGCTGAGCGCGGCGAAGGTGGCGGAATCAAACGGCGAACTCGCGGCGGCAGCGGCGATCGGTTTGGCCTTCGCCTGCGACAGGAGTGCCGTCGGAGCGATGGACAGTACGGACGAAGCGAAGAGAACGGCACGGACGCGTCGCATGGGCAGGGCAGGTATGGGTCGGGAATCAGAGGCACACCAAGGGAAACTATCGTCCCACCGCGTCGCTGCCGATACTCCCACGGATGTCCGCCGCGTCCGCTACCCTGAAACCCCGATTCCGACGCGCCGCCGACCTGACGGCGGCCCGATTGGGGCGGGCGATCCTCGGGTATCTCGCCGTCGTCACAGTGATCATCACGCTGGCGCCCTTTCGCTTCGCGGCCGCGCCGGTGCACGGTCTCACGATGCTCTGGGACTGGTCCGACAGCGTCATGAACGTGGTGATGTTCGTGCCGATCGGTTTCTGCTTTCAATTGACGCGACCGGCGGGCGTGGCGCTGTCATGGACTCGCGTCCTGCTGGTGGGCGCCGCGCTCAGCGGCGGCATCGAGATCGCCCAACTGTTCGAAGCCACTCGCTTCACGTCCCTGGTTGATGTGGCCACCAATTCGGGCGGTGCCCTCATCGGAGCGGCGCTGTATCAGGTGGTCGTCCGTCGCATCGAAGGTCCGAGCACCGTCAGAACGCTGGCGCTTCAACTCCCGCTGGCTGGGCTGGTCTACCTCCTGGTGCCGTTGGTGTGGTTGACGGGACTTGCCAGCGCTGGCGACTCGCGCGTCTGGCTGGTCCTTCCCATTGTGGCATTCGCCAGCGGGATCATCGGCACCGTCTACGCCGCCTACATCGAACCCGCGCGGCGTATCACGCGCGGTTGGTTGCTGGTCGCGGTGCTGGGATGGTACGTCGTGGCGTTGCTCCCCGGCGCTATCCGGCAGCGCGATGTGCTGTTGGCCGGGGCGGCCATTGGCATCGGCGTCACCTGGGTGCGCAGCCTGTCGGCCAGTCGCTACCTCGAGCGCCATGGCACGCGCCGGTTCGAAGGACCCACGTTGCGACTGTTCATGCCCCTGTTCGCGGGCTATCTGGCGCTCTCGTCACTGTGGCCGCTGAACGCTGCGGAATCGTCCTGGATTGGCATGTGGGCGCTGCTGCAGGAGGGCGAAACCACCACCACGTCGGTGTTCGTGGCGCTCGAGCATGTCGCCGCGTTCACGCTGGTTGGGTACATCATCGCCGAGTTTCACGGACGCGATCTGGAGCACTATCGACAGATCGTGTGGCGTGTCGTCACCTGGGGCGGCGGCCTCTCGCTGCTGCTGGAGGCCGTGCGCGGATTTCATCCGGCGTACCGGGCCAGCGCGCCGATGGTGGTGTTCACCATCGGCGCGGCGGTGTTTGGTGGGTGGCTGTATCAACTGCAACGCGCGCACGTGCGGGCCTTGTTGACCCGTCGCACGTCACCGCCCGCAGCTATTTCGTCCGATCGCGACGAACCGGGACGCGCATCCCTTTGATCTTGGTGGCCTTGAGCGCCGCCACAATGTCGTCGGCAATCTCCTCGGGCACTTCCACCGTCGAGTACGCATCGGTGATCTGAATGGCGCCGATCGATCCGGCGTCAATGCCGACTTCGTTGGCGATCGCACCCACCAGGTCACCCGGGCGCATCTTCGCCTTTCGACCGGCACCCACCCATAACCGCGCCACGGCCCATTCCGGGGTCGCGTGGGATTTCGCGCCCGACTTGGCGGCCGGCTTGCCGGTTGGCTTGCGTTCAGGGCGAGCCGCCGGCTTGCCACCCGGGCGCTCGGGGCCTTTGTCACGAAAGAACGGTCGCTTGTCGTCATCACGCGCCGGCCGCGGCACCACGGTCGGAATATCCGCTTCATCCGCTTCGTCGCGCGACTCCAGCATCTTGATGGCCGCGGCCGCGACATCCATCACGTCAAACTCCTCGGCCAGCGACTCCACGATGCTGTGGAATGGCTCGAAATCACCTTCCAGAATCGCTTCGCGCAGTGACGCGCGCGCCAACTCCAGTCGGCGGGAGCGCAAATCGGCCACCGTGGGGACCGTGGCAATCTCGATCCGCTGTGACGTCAGACGCTCGATGTTGCGCAGCAACCGGTGCTCGCGCGGCTCGGCAAACGTGATGGCCACGCCTTCGCGTCCAGCGCGCCCGGTGCGCCCGATGCGATGCACGTACGATTCCGCATCCACCGGCACATCGAAATTCACCACATGCGACACGTGCTTCACATCGAGACCGCGGGCCGCCACATCGGTGGCGATCAACAGGTCGGTCTTGCGCATGCGGAACTTGTTCATCACCCGGTCGCGCTGATCCTGCGACAGTCCGCCGTGCAACGCTTCCGCGCGCAACCCGCGACCGATCAACGTTTCCGTCAATTCGTCGACTTCCGTGCGGGTGCGACAGAAGACGATGGCCGACGTCGGATGTTCGAGGTCAAGCACGCGCGCCAACGCACTCATCTTGTGCGCGCGCGGCACCATGTAGGCCACCTGACGCACGCGAGCCGCCTCACCATCCGGCACCGATTCGCGGTCGATCTTGACGGTGACCGGATCACGCAATTGCCGTTGCGCAATGGAGGCGATGCGCGGTGGCAGGGTGGCGGAAAACAGCGCTGTCTGCCGGGTCTTGGGCGTGGCCGCGAGAATCACTTCGATATCCTCGGCGAAGCCCATATCCAGCATTTCGTCGGCTTCGTCCAGCACCACGGTCAGCAACGCACCAAGCTGCAGCGTCTTGCGCCGCAGGTGATCCATCGCGCGCCCCGGCGTGGCAATCACCACATCGACGCCGCGCTTGAGGGCGCGAATCTGCGTTTCCATGGACGCGCCGCCATAGATGGCCAGCACCTGCACCCCCAACGGCTTGCCGTAACGATGTACCGCCTCGGCTACCTGCATGGCCAGCTCGCGCGTCGGCACGAGAATCAGGGCCGTCGTGCGCTCATTCGGGCGGGCATCCGGCGTCACGCGGTGCAGCAGCGGCAGCGCGAACGCGGCGGTCTTGCCAGTGCCGGTCGCCGCCTGTGCCAGCACGTCGCGGCCGGCCATGAGCGGCGGAATGGCCGCGCGCTGCACTGGCGTTGGTTCTTCGTATCCGAGCGCCGACAGCGCATCGGCCACTCGAACGTCCAGCCCGAGCGATGAGAATCCGCGATCGGGCGATTCGAGTGGTTCGGTCACGTGGTCTGGAGGAGGTCGTCCATCAGCGAGAACACGGTATCTCGCGCGGTTGGATTCTTGAGTGCGCCAAACGTGATCGCCAGGCGATCATTGTCGTCCAGCAGTTCGCGGGTGCAGCCGTTGAGGGCATCGCGAGCGGCCGCACGCTTTTCGTCAGTCAGCAGGGCCGACGCGCGCGGCAGAAATTCGATCTTGGGGCCGCCACCACGCATCGGGCGGGCCGCCCAGAACACGGCGTTCGAGC
This sequence is a window from Gemmatimonadaceae bacterium. Protein-coding genes within it:
- a CDS encoding hemolysin III family protein, whose amino-acid sequence is MTANRVVSVREEIANAVTHGLGFVASLIGMPILVLAAMSRGERASVIGASVFGATLIALYAASTLYHAVPHPRIKQRLRVVDHAAIYLLIAGTYTPFTLGVLRGTWGWTLFGIVWTLAALGVLFKVIFGSGKFSRLSTAIYVAMGWVIIVAIKPLFQSLDHAGLALLFAGGLFYTGGVVFYIDKRRAWTHPVWHLCVLGGSVCHYFAVLWYAWPTPAP
- a CDS encoding serine hydrolase, producing the protein MSALRAVVGGTCVLAASIAGAQARKTTASPAAPYVPPVGSWERRAPSAVGMDSAKLAEAVAYAIEKESKTPRDLELNHYQTFGREPFGAAIGPLAPRGGSTGIVVRHGYVVTIWGNPAAVEITNSVTKSFLSTVVGLAVDDGRIHSVYDTVANVIGPILRATPNGTGLGADWPGDAKWLRPFDSPHNKRLTWDNLLRQVSDWEGTLWGKPEWADRPAQQVNTWTTRARVEPGSAYEYNDVRVNVLALAALQMWRRPLPEVLRERIMEPIGASTTWRWYGYDNSWIVLDGRQVQSVSGGGHWGGGMMINAWDMARFGLLTQRRGVWGTQRLMSDAWVTQALTPTPAQPTYGYMNWFLNTDRKYVPSAPAQAFVHVGAGNNIIYVDPVNDLVAVVRWIDTNQSVDGFVQRLLAAVH
- a CDS encoding pirin family protein; translation: MSIRPVKRIVQAQPTMEGAGVHLHRAFGFGDTAETDPFLLFDDFRNDIPARYQAGFPWHPHRGIETITYVLAGNVEHADSLGNRGVLGAGDVQWMTAGRGIVHHEMPMGAPDGRMHGFQLWANLPSTLKMTAPRYQDVASKEITEITDDDGTTVRVVCGAFWGQRGPVDGIAADPVYLDVSVPAGLRKSLPVDAYRNTFAYIFEGTGSFRHASGNMGVLTERTAGNDDDLVRDLSGNRSLVLFDSGDEVVVTAGPQGIRFLLVSGAPIKEPVAWYGPIVMNTQAELQQAVRELQQGTFITP
- a CDS encoding glycosyl hydrolase; amino-acid sequence: MRRVRAVLFASSVLSIAPTALLSQAKAKPIAAAAASSPFDSATFAALSWRNVGPWRGGRSVAVAGIPSQPLTYFAGYTGGGLWRTDDAGINWRNISDGFFRSSSIGAIAVAPSDANVIYVGTGEHAVRGQSSTYGDGMYRSTDQGRTWSRIGLTTSRQISAVRVHPQNPDLVYAAVQGDRWKGTSDRGIYRSADGGKSWTLVLKGENATSGASDLSMDPTNPRILYAAFWDHQRTPWMVRSGGAGSGIWKSLDGGDSWTRLTDGLPKLVGKIGVAVSPANPDRVYAIVEAESGGLFRSDDAGKSWRLMSGDRLIQTRSWYYMNVTADPKNADVVWVMNAPVMRSIDGGRTFQNVAAMHGDNHQLWVNPTDSRYLINANDGGASISMDGGKSWSTQDNQPTAQFYHVAVDDAFPYKLYGGQQDNSSVIIKSRTEGGSIDVRDWDSGPGCESANMGVSAKNPRLVYGGCYQGIIEELDATTELTRAIMPWPEMNLTEPTDKTRYRYNWTAPIEVSQFDDKVVYHGGNVLFKTSDRGQRWTPISGDLTRNDKSRQGWGGGPITNEGAGGEVYATIVVIEESPHDAKTLYVGTDDGLIQRTRDGGATWTNITPAAWGDGLVNEIAVSPHDAGTLFVSFRKDRVGDPTPHVFMSADYGATWTRLVNGLRDGEPVRVVREDPTRRGLLYAGTETGVYVSYDRGAQWVPFAGFPVTPVTDLAVKHDDLIAATEGRAFWILDDLSVIRQRADSLATAAAHLYAPRAAVLAGGGAGPTRNAGRNPPYGATIFFRLASAPDSMSTVTLEFLDAKNTVVRSYASKGDSVNRLTVKEGLNSFSWNLRRAAPTRLGSVLLFGAPNDGGARVPPGRYQVRLTAGKVVQTQPLDVRQDPRITEPASVIAERDSIANLLSNRINEIHEAVLRVRDLRTQVQGFVTRAKEVAGADTVAKAGRTLTGKLEKLDPRMTTKASNGQDIINFANGINGQYGFLLGQVEGNSGVTTPVKERLVQLEALWSALRAEVELVETQDVAAFNALLQANKVPGVISAAKKRTILQ
- a CDS encoding DUF481 domain-containing protein, with amino-acid sequence MSLRRFTGLISACCVMASASLGAQSAPPAPKTFEGSASLGFSQTSGNANATTTNVTNKLKYTMKGWAIAQDLVFFYGEANSKVNANFWNGGFRGERRLMPRLGMFVATRFDRNALQGISSRFEEGVGVDITAMQSPNNKLTLSLGGSMFQQTLTPGSTSTFNRNYPAARAGLDYKHKFSELAFVQQMAEYLPNLSDTQSYLLNTETALVAPLIKNLGLKVGYVVRYNARPPVRNTVVLKKTDTFFSSGITYSF
- a CDS encoding DEAD/DEAH box helicase, which produces MTEPLESPDRGFSSLGLDVRVADALSALGYEEPTPVQRAAIPPLMAGRDVLAQAATGTGKTAAFALPLLHRVTPDARPNERTTALILVPTRELAMQVAEAVHRYGKPLGVQVLAIYGGASMETQIRALKRGVDVVIATPGRAMDHLRRKTLQLGALLTVVLDEADEMLDMGFAEDIEVILAATPKTRQTALFSATLPPRIASIAQRQLRDPVTVKIDRESVPDGEAARVRQVAYMVPRAHKMSALARVLDLEHPTSAIVFCRTRTEVDELTETLIGRGLRAEALHGGLSQDQRDRVMNKFRMRKTDLLIATDVAARGLDVKHVSHVVNFDVPVDAESYVHRIGRTGRAGREGVAITFAEPREHRLLRNIERLTSQRIEIATVPTVADLRSRRLELARASLREAILEGDFEPFHSIVESLAEEFDVMDVAAAAIKMLESRDEADEADIPTVVPRPARDDDKRPFFRDKGPERPGGKPAARPERKPTGKPAAKSGAKSHATPEWAVARLWVGAGRKAKMRPGDLVGAIANEVGIDAGSIGAIQITDAYSTVEVPEEIADDIVAALKATKIKGMRVPVRRDRTK
- a CDS encoding VanZ family protein, which translates into the protein MSAASATLKPRFRRAADLTAARLGRAILGYLAVVTVIITLAPFRFAAAPVHGLTMLWDWSDSVMNVVMFVPIGFCFQLTRPAGVALSWTRVLLVGAALSGGIEIAQLFEATRFTSLVDVATNSGGALIGAALYQVVVRRIEGPSTVRTLALQLPLAGLVYLLVPLVWLTGLASAGDSRVWLVLPIVAFASGIIGTVYAAYIEPARRITRGWLLVAVLGWYVVALLPGAIRQRDVLLAGAAIGIGVTWVRSLSASRYLERHGTRRFEGPTLRLFMPLFAGYLALSSLWPLNAAESSWIGMWALLQEGETTTTSVFVALEHVAAFTLVGYIIAEFHGRDLEHYRQIVWRVVTWGGGLSLLLEAVRGFHPAYRASAPMVVFTIGAAVFGGWLYQLQRAHVRALLTRRTSPPAAISSDRDEPGRASL